GGGCGTTCGGCCAGAACCACGTGCATGAAGTTCTGAACGAGTCCACCAGCGAGCACGCGATCTCCGTGCACGCCTACTATCCGCCGCTCCCCCGCATCCGCCGCTACAGCCGTACGGGCGCGGTCCTGCGCCTGGAGTCCGTGGAGCGCCCGGAGGACTGGCAGTGAGTGCGCACCCCGAAGGCGTACGCCCCATAGGGGAGCACCCCGCGGCCGAACGCCCCGTCGGGATCGACGAGTTGCTGGAGCGCGTGCGGCTCGACCTCCACCGGGTCACTCCGGAGGAGGCGCGTGACACCACGGCCGAGGGAGGGCTCCTGGTCGACATCCGGTACGCGGCCCTGCGCGAGCGTGACGGCCTGATCCCCGGAGCCCTCGTCGTCGAGCGCAACGAACTGGAGTGGCGCCTGGACCCGCAGGGCAGCCACCGTGCGGCGGAGGCCGTCAGCCACGACCTGCGGGTCGTGGTCGTCTGCAACGAGGGCTACGCGTCGAGCCTCGCGGCCGTCTCCTTGCGGCAGTTGGGACTGCGGCACGCTACTGACCTCATCGGCGGGTTCCAGGCGTGGAAGGCCGCTGGGCTCCCTGTCACGGACGTCGCGGATATCGCGGCCGTCGCGGACTGAGCACGCGCGTGTGCGCCCCTTACCCGATTCGGTAAGGGGCGCATCGGTAACCAGTAAGGGGCGCCCACCATTGCGTACTGCCGCTTACTCCTTGGCCGTTGCCACCGTGACAGGGCGGGGCTTGAGAGCGGCTCGCCCCGGGAGCGCGGTCGCGGTGAGGGCGAGCAGAGCCGCGACGGCCACCACGGATACGTACACCAAGGGCGTGACCGAGGGTGCGGCGCTGCCGGTCATGCCGATGCTGAACGCGGTCAGGACGGCGAGCGCGATGCCGCTGCCGAGGGCCGTGCCGATGAGCAGGACTGACAGCGCCTCGGTGCGCAGCATGCCGAGGACCTGGCGGCGGCTCGCGCCCGCGAGGCGCAGCATCGCGAACTCGCGGATGCGCTCGGAGACCGACATGGCGAGGGTGTTGACGACGGCGATCGCGGTGAAGGCCAGGATGAGGCCCATGGCGAGGTAGTTCACCTCGGCGTTCGCCTGCTGGCGCTCGGCCTGGAGGTTGTCGACGGCGGCCGGGGCGAGAACCCGTACGCCCGGGAACTTCGCGACGCCTGCCGCGAGTTGTTCCTGTGTACGGTCGCTCTTGATCAGGACCGTGGCGGCGAGCGGGTTGTCGACGTGGCGGGCGACCAGGTCGTGCGCCATGGTCAGGTCCCCGAACCCGAGCCCGCGCGCGTACACGGCGCTGACCTTGAGCATGGTCTTCGTGCCGTCGCCGAGCGTGAGTCTCAGAGTGCTGCCGGGCTTCAATCCGAGCTGGTCGGCGGCCAGTTCACTGACGGCGACGCTGCCCTTGCCGAAGCCGTCCAGGGATCCGGCGGTGACGTCCGGGTTCCAGGTGCGGGTGAGCCCTGCCGTGCTGACGCCCTGCGCCGGGTACTTGTCGAGCCCCACGCGCACGGTGGTGCGGACGACCTCGGTGGCGGCCTCGACGCCCTCGGTCGTACGCAGCTTCCGCGCGGCCTCGGCCGGGATGCCCGGGCCCTGGGCGGCCAGTACCCAGTCGGCCCGGATGCCCTCGCGGGCCTGGGCGCGGGCCGCGTCGCCGAGGGTGGGCTGGACGAACAGGACGGTGCAGGTCATGCCGATGAGGAGGGCGAGCGGGGTGACGGCCGCCGCCATCCGGGCCGCGTTGCCGCGGAGGTTGGCGTGCGCGAGGCGGCCACCGGGGCCGGAGAGCCGCAGCGGGGTGCGCAGCACGGCAGCAGCCGCCCTGACCACGAGCGGACCGAGGAGCGCGATGGCGGAGGAAAGGACGACAACGGCCAGGAACGTCACGGGGGTCGACGCGGGCTCGGTGCGCAGCACACTGAGCACGGCGACGAGCACGGCGCCCCCGGCGAGGAGGACGAGACCCGCGATGATGCGGCTCCACGGCGGCCGGGTGCGCTGGACACGCGCTTCGGCGAGAGCCTCGGCCGGGCGGATACGGGCGATGCGGCGGGCCGAGAGGCGGGCCGCGGCCCAGGCCCCGAGCAGCGTCGCGGCCACGGCGGCTAGGGGCGGGAAGACGCTCACGGCCCGCTCCAGGGTGGCGGGGACGGCACCCATGTCCACGAACCTGCCGTGCAGCCAGCCGCCGAGCGGGATTCCGGCGAGCGAGCCCATGACGCCCGCGGCCGCTCCGACGATCAGGGCCTCGCGGCCGAGGAGCCCCCGGATCTGCTTAGGGGTGGCGGCGATGGCGCGGAGCAGGGCGAGTTCGCGGTGGCGCTGCTGCACGGAGAGGGCGAAGGTGCCGACGACCACGAGGATGGCGACGAGGAGGGAGGTGCCGCCCATCGCGCCGCCCATGCTGACCAGCTTGACGCGGGCGCCCGCCGCGTCGAGGAACTCCACCGGGCCACGGTCGTCGCCTGTGCTGACCTGCGCCTTCGTACCGGCGAGGGCGTCGGTGACCGCCTCCTTGAGCTCTCCCGTCCCGGTGCCCTCGGCCGGCACGATGCCGAGGGCGGTGATCTTGCCGGGGTGCGCGGCCAGCCGCTCGGCCTCTCCGGCGGAGAAGAAGAGGGACGTCTGGTGAGCGAGGGCGCCTTCGGAGGGGGCGGCTACTCCGGTGATGCGGTAGGAGCGCGGGGCCTGTGTCGACTGGACGGTGAGGCGGTCGCCGGTCTTGAGGTGGGCGCGCCCGGCGAGGCCGCGGTCGATGACGAGGTCGCCGGTGGCGCGCGGGGCCCTGCCCTCGACGAGGCGGAAGGGGGTCAGCGCGGCCGACTCCCAGGCGTGGCCGTACGCGGGCTTGTCGGCGAGGTCACCGGCCGCGGGCGTCAATGGCTGGGCGAGGAACGTGAGTTCGGGCACGACTTTCCCGACGCCCGGCACGCCCTTGAGCTTCCGCGCGATGTCCTCCGACAGCCAGGCCCGCTCGGCGATCGGCTTGGCCTTGTGCTTGACCTTGGTCTTGCCCTTCTTGTGCTTGACCGTGGTCCGGTGGACGTTCTGGTCGGCGGAGACGACCACGGGGGCGGCGGCATAGCGCTCGGTCCGGATGGTGCCGCGCAGGCCGGTTTCCAGGAGGGTGCCGCAGGCCGTGATGAGCGCGGCGGCGCACATCAGTGCCAGGAAGGCGCCGAGGAATCCGCCCTTGCGGTCTCGGACGGTCTGCAGTGCGTAGCGCAGCATCATGATGTGGCCTCGGGCTCGGAGGAGTGGGAGGGGAGAGGGGCGGGGTGGGGCGCAGGCATGGGCGCGGGGGTATCGGCCGCCGGGAAGGCCAGGAGCCGGGTGA
This Streptomyces sp. NBC_01283 DNA region includes the following protein-coding sequences:
- a CDS encoding FtsX-like permease family protein, with translation MMLRYALQTVRDRKGGFLGAFLALMCAAALITACGTLLETGLRGTIRTERYAAAPVVVSADQNVHRTTVKHKKGKTKVKHKAKPIAERAWLSEDIARKLKGVPGVGKVVPELTFLAQPLTPAAGDLADKPAYGHAWESAALTPFRLVEGRAPRATGDLVIDRGLAGRAHLKTGDRLTVQSTQAPRSYRITGVAAPSEGALAHQTSLFFSAGEAERLAAHPGKITALGIVPAEGTGTGELKEAVTDALAGTKAQVSTGDDRGPVEFLDAAGARVKLVSMGGAMGGTSLLVAILVVVGTFALSVQQRHRELALLRAIAATPKQIRGLLGREALIVGAAAGVMGSLAGIPLGGWLHGRFVDMGAVPATLERAVSVFPPLAAVAATLLGAWAAARLSARRIARIRPAEALAEARVQRTRPPWSRIIAGLVLLAGGAVLVAVLSVLRTEPASTPVTFLAVVVLSSAIALLGPLVVRAAAAVLRTPLRLSGPGGRLAHANLRGNAARMAAAVTPLALLIGMTCTVLFVQPTLGDAARAQAREGIRADWVLAAQGPGIPAEAARKLRTTEGVEAATEVVRTTVRVGLDKYPAQGVSTAGLTRTWNPDVTAGSLDGFGKGSVAVSELAADQLGLKPGSTLRLTLGDGTKTMLKVSAVYARGLGFGDLTMAHDLVARHVDNPLAATVLIKSDRTQEQLAAGVAKFPGVRVLAPAAVDNLQAERQQANAEVNYLAMGLILAFTAIAVVNTLAMSVSERIREFAMLRLAGASRRQVLGMLRTEALSVLLIGTALGSGIALAVLTAFSIGMTGSAAPSVTPLVYVSVVAVAALLALTATALPGRAALKPRPVTVATAKE
- a CDS encoding rhodanese-like domain-containing protein, with protein sequence MSAHPEGVRPIGEHPAAERPVGIDELLERVRLDLHRVTPEEARDTTAEGGLLVDIRYAALRERDGLIPGALVVERNELEWRLDPQGSHRAAEAVSHDLRVVVVCNEGYASSLAAVSLRQLGLRHATDLIGGFQAWKAAGLPVTDVADIAAVAD